In the genome of Methanobrevibacter sp., the window GTAGCATCTGCCAGGATCAAACAGAATTGAACACATAACAGACATAATATAATAAGTATTATGAAGTACGCTAAAAATATAGACGAGTATACACTAAATTTGAAACAAATTAATTTGTAACTAATTCACCACATCTACAAAACCAACATCATACTTGAGAAAATTCAAGTACTCACTAAAGTATAGCTACATGTGGAAAAGCAGTCATCATTGTCATAATTGTTAATACAATAAAACTTAGACCAACGCCATAAAACATATAGCACATCTATTAGACAGACAAATTTTAGTAACAAATTCAATTAAAAAATATTGCAATAACTATTAAATTATTAAAATATTTTATTAAAATATTTATTAAATGATATTACACTATAAAATTACGTTAATTTTTAAATAAATAAATCATAATAAAAACAGAAAATAAAATTTTAACACTGTTAAGAAATTCAAAATAAAAATTAATTGTTTGTTAAAATAATAAAATAAGAAACAATAGCCCGTATTCCTATATGAGCCATTGAGAAATTGAATAACTACTATATAAATGTAACTATTTAAAACCGATTAATCTAATTTTTTTCGAATAACTGAAATTATTCTAGTTAAACTTCTATGCATCTTAATTCCATATTGCTCGACAATTTCAAAACCGACATCATCAGCAAGAGGTTTTAAATCCACATAGTGAGGACTGGCCATGCAGAGATATGCGTCATCCATCATATTATCATATATTGAATTGAAGAATTCTTTAAAAATATCATTTCCTTCAATATCTCCAGTAGAAGTTGAAATTCCATAAGGCGGATCTGTAACTACTGCAGCAACTTTCTCATACATTTTCAGTTCACGGACATCTATATTGAAAGTCCTATAATCTGTTATCCCATAATAATCCAAATTTATTGAAGTTCCATTTTTCATTTTCCAGTAAACATCTGATCCTACAACTTTACATCCTATCAGCCCTGCTTCAATAAGGATTCCGCCGGTTCCGCAAAACGGATCAAGCAATAGCTGACCTTCTGTAACTCGGGACAGGTTTACCATGCACCTTGCCAGTTTCGGACTCATTGAACCAGGATAGAAAAATGGTCTTTTGTGAGGTTTGCTGTCCTGAAAATGTTTTTTATTTAATTTAATCTTTTCAATGGCTATGTAAACATCATTTTCAAATGCCACCAGACGAACCAATGAATTGGGATTTCTTAATTTAACTTTAATATCACTATAATTTTCCAAAATCAGAGATCCCGCCTTTCTTTCTGTTGCAACAGTGTCAATTTGAGAATTGAATCTTTTTACACGCACTGCAAAACTTTCACTGATATAACTTGACCAGTCAATTGCTGAGATATCATCATTTAATGAGTCAACAGATGACTTTTTTATTATTTCATGAACTTCATGAGTATAACCAAGTCTTTTTGTTAAAATTGCATAATACTCATCAATTTTATCCGGAGAAATATTTTCCAGTACAACTAATCCTTCAGTTACTGGATTTACATCAGCTTCAATATTTTCACATTCCATTACAGCTCGAAGTTCAGCCTGAGGCAACAGTGGATGTTCCTGAGATTGTATACATAGTAATTCCATTAAAATACACCTAAAAAAATTAAAAAAAAATTATTTTTTGAACTTGTCAAAATGTCTTCTTATTACAGTTTCACTGGAATCCTCTTTTTCATCTACCTGAGGAGATTCTTTTTGAGGAGTTTCTTCCACTTCTTCATCATAATAAGTTTGAGGTCCATAATCATGATAGTATTCATCACTTCTTTGTGAATAATTGTCCCTTACTTCATCATAATAAGTTTGAGGTTCAGGGTCATGATAGTATTCATCACTTCTTTGTGAATAATTGTCATTTACTTCCTCATAATAGCCTTCATTTGAAAAATTTCTTGGGGAGTTATCATATTGAACATTATACTCATTGGAATTGTCCGCAACCCTATTCATTGTCCTTTCAAAATCTTCATCGTAGGGTTCATATTCATATTTTTTGGAAGGAGGTTCCTGAAAGCTGAACTCTTCCGGATAATATTCATATTCCCTACGGGGATAACTTTTTCTTTCACGGGTTATTGGAGTAATCGGTTCATACTCATCATAATACATTTCATCTTCAACGAAATCATTTTGAGGAATGTTCGCAGAAGAATATCTCCTATTTTCAGGACCCCTGTTGATGAAATTCCTAGGAGGTTCCTGGAAGTTTCTATAACCCATCATATTGGAAAAGATTATTTCCTCCACCTTTGACGGACTGGAAATATTTTCAAGTGTCAACTGATTATTGTCATAAGCGCTGAATGCGGAAACTGTACCTACATTAAACATTTTTGCAAGAAAGCTTTGAGAAGAGTTTACATCCTGAATGGTTGTATAAGGCATGTAATTTTTCTTTGTAGACAATATTCCAGATTTAATTATGATTCTTGTATCTGTCAATGTATACTCAATTGAGTACCATCTGAGAAGTTGCATGATAATATATAAAATGACCACCAGTATAACAACAAAAAATGCTATTGCAGCATATCTTGTTAACGGAAGTCTGATATGTGAAATTAGATAAACTTGCATTTCACCGATAAACTGAATTATCATAGGTGAAACAAAAAAAACAATGGCTAATAAAACAACGCCATAAATAGCTTTTTTACAACCTAAAAACATATTAGGCTTTGTTTTATAAAGAACTCTTTCATTAGCTCTTTCATCATTTTTACTAAATAACATAATTATAATATTTTAACTTACTTTTAAATAAAGTTTTACTAAAAAAAAGTTTAAGAAATAAGCCTCAGCTCGCCCATCATTCATCACCAATCAGAGCTCATAGGGTTCATCATTGGCTTATTTTAAAAAATAAGAAGAATTAAATTTAACCGAACATTACACCTGCTTCGGTGTTGTATAATTCTTCTTCATTAGTTTTACTCATGACTTTTTCGACTGCGTCCATAAAGTCATCTACTGTAATTTTGTCACGTTTGTCACGAATGGCAAACATACCTGCTTCAGTACATACTGCTTTTAAATCCGCACCTGAAAGGCCGTCGGTCAAGTCTGCAAGCAAGTCAATATCTGCTGCTTCTTCAAATGACATGTTTTTGGTGTGGATTTTAAGAATTTCCTTTCTTCCGTCAATGTTTGGAAGAGGAACTTCAATGAATCTGTCAAAACGTCCAGGACGTAACAGTGCAGGATCCAAAATATCAGGCCTGTTTGTAGCTCCGATAATTCCGATATCTCCTCTTGATTCAAATCCGTCAAGTTCTGCAAGCAGTTGCATTAAAGTTCTTTGAACTTCCCTGTCACCGCTGGTGGAACTTTTAAGTCTTTTAGCAGCTACTGCATCAAGCTCATCAATGAAAATAATTGCAGGTGCCTTTTCCTTAGCAAGTTCGAATACTTCACGAACAAGTCTTGCACCTTCACCAATGTACTTTTTGACAAACTCTGAAGCTACGATTTTAATGAATGTAGCGTTGGTTTCATTTGCAACAGCTTTTGCAAGTAAAGTTTTACCGGTTCCAGGAGGTCCGTATAACAGAATACCTTTAGGAGGTTCGATACCTACTTTCTCGAATAATTCCGGTTCAGTCAATGGAAGCTCAACAGTTTCCTTAACTTCCACGATTTGCTCTTCTAAACCACCGATTTTATCATAAGTAATATCAGGTTTTGTTTCTATTTCCATTCCAGAAACATTGGCATCTTTTTCTGAAGGCAGTACTTCAACTATACCGAAAGTCTGTTGGTTGAGTGCAACCCTTGAACCTGGTACTAATAATTTTTCATCTAAGAATTTTGAGTAATTAACAAGAAAACTAGGTCCGGTGCTACTTTTAACAGTCATTCTATTATCATCTAACACTTCAGTAATTGTTGCTAATACTAAAGGAGGAGACCTGAACCTATCTACTTCTGAACGTAAAGATTTGGTTTCTCTTTCTAATCTAATTTTTTCATTTTCTATTAGGACTTTATCCTTTTCTAATTTCCTAACTTTCCACATTAAGTTACTTTTAGCTTTGGATTTTTCTTCCCTTAAAGAATCTATTTCTTCTTGTAGAGATTCTACTTTTTCAATCAATTGTTCTTTTGAAGAATTTTCCAAATCATCAAAATCATCCATGTGAATCATCTCCAGTTAGTTATAAATTTATACATCATGTTACTTTAATAACAATTTGTAATTTTAAAGTATTTAAAGGTATTCATTTTAGAACATACTAACAAATATTAATAAGTTAAATCATATAATATAATTAAAAAAAAATATAGGAAACTGATTAAAATGGAATGTGAAATTTGCGGTAAACCAGTACCTGAACATAATCCAATAAGAGCTAAAATTGAAGGATCAGTTATGATTGTATGTAAAGAGTGTTCCAAACTTGGAAAAATCCAAAAGGCACCTCCTAAACCAAAATACGTACAACAAAAAAACAAACGTCAACCAAATAAACCTAAAAGAAATTATTCAAGAAATGATGAACCTTCTGAAGAACTGATTGAAGATTTCGACATGACCATCAGAAAGGCCAGGGAATCTAAAAATTGGTCCCGTGAAGATTTAGGTAAAAAAATAAATGAAAGAGTTTCAGTCATAACAAGAATTGAAACCGGAAAAATGACACCGGATACAAAACTCACTAAAAAATTCGAAAAGGCATTGAATATTAAATTGCTTGAAAAAGTAGAAAATGTTGATTTGAATCAGTTCATAAACAGTTCATCCGGCGAACGTACACTTGGAAATATAATGAAAATAAAAAGGAAATAGTTATTTTAAATAACTATTCAATTTTTCATTTTTGACATACCTGTCCTTGCCTTTTATTTTATAATCAATCATCCCTTCATTTATAGCCTTGCCGGAACGATATTCCTTAAAATATTCGGCTCCATCCAACTTATTTTTTAATTGAGAATAACCGTCATACTCATCACTTACAACAACTACGTGAGCAGGTGGATGAATATTTTTAATTTGCAGAATGCTTAAAGTAGTATCTTCCTTTACAAAAAAAGCGGTTGCAACATTTGATTTGGTTTTAAGTTTGGCATTGAGTATACCTTCCACCAGTGAATCTGCAAAATTAGAATCGATGACTCTAGGTTTTGTAACTAAATTTAAGTTAGCATGCCTTTCCATATCATTAATAGCACTGAGCAATTTTGAGTTATTTTCTCCTCTCACTAAAATTAAAGCCATAATATCACAATATAAAAAAAATTAAAGGTGAAAATCACCTTTCTTGGAATGATTTTAATAATCTACTTCTAAATACAACCAGCAGAATCAGAATAATACCTACAGCCGTTTGGATACTGCCTAAGATATTTAAAATGTTACCGTCAATAGGCAAGTCCCATGCAGGAGAAGATCTGTCTCCAGGCAATGCATTATAATAAACACCAACTGCTTTAGAACCCTGTTTTACGTTAATGTCCTTAGGTTCAACATGGTCAACACCCATTAAAAGACCGTTGTTAATACCTTTATTGATGGATCCTGCAATAGCAGATGCATCATAACCATATTTGGCTACTGACGCTTCAACAATCTCTTTTGTGGTTGAGGCCAATCCTGACTTATCACTACCATAAACCGATACACTTACCGCATTAGGGCTGACCGTCAATGCATTTCCTAAAGCTTCATATGCATAAACAGTTCTTAAATCTCCTTCACAAACAGGACATTTATCATAACCTTCAGATGCAGGATAACCGACACTCCATCCGCAGTCTTCACAGACTTTGGAGTATTCCTCATCCATAGGATAACCTGATTCATTCATATCTTTAGGAGTGAACATGTCACCGGTTGATATTCCGGAAACGAGGTTTACACCACCCCCACCGTATTTTTCTCCAGAGTCATTAGCTACTTCTCCCATAGCTTCTGAAAGAATAGTGGTTGCAGGATAACCGTCCCTAATCATTTTACCAATGTTCATTGCAGTTTCTTTTCTAACTGTATCTGCAGTACCATACATTGGGTTTCCGTCAGTGTTCCTCAAGTGAATAATACCTCCTTTTTGACCAGGCTGCAATGTAGCTATACCACTGTTATACGGAGTAACCTTAATTGTATTTGCTGCATCATCCACAGTAATTACATATGCGTCGAAAGACCCACCAATTGCGGCACCCATATTCGGACCACCTACGAGAAGACGAGCACCATCATATGAAGATGCAATAGCTGCCGCAGAAGCTGCTGATGCATTATTTTCTAAAGTAGCAACAGCATCAACAATGGAATCCAACCTGGTATCAGAACTACCGGTACCCCCTGAGAGTACTGCAAACTGATTATTCTTAGACATTAAAAATGTAGATTGGAACATGTTGTCTGCAAAGGACATACTTCCTGCAGCTGCACCGTTAGGATCTTGTCCAGTAGGATCAGTAATAACAATAATGTTACAAGTAGCTGCTACGCTACTCATAGTCATTAAAAATATTATTAAGAAAACTATGGATGCTTTAAAATTTCTAGATTTCATTTATTACTCCTAGTGCTATTTTCTAATTCAACAGAAGAAAAGTCTTCTATAACTGTAACAGTCACTACACCAGTATTTTTATCCACTTGTACATCAGCAGCAGTAATTGGCATAACTGATGTACCTGGAACCGTCGATTGTGCTGCAAATTCTTGAGCCGTCTGCAGCGCGTCCTGGAGAGATACCTCCCGTTTAGAAGTTTTTAATATGTCTCCATAAATTACACTACCATCCCTGAAACCGGCCTGCATCACATTTGCCCTGATAGTATCCACCGGAACAATATCATTTCCTTTAACAATGATTCCGGATATTGGAGTACCGTCACTCATCTCATCAGAGGATGCAAAGGCCACATAGGTAATTAAACGGCCACAAAGAATCAAAATAAACGCAAGTAATAAAATAATTAATGTGTCTCTTCTAATCTTTATAAACATGTTTATATCCTCATAAGCATATTATTCTTATTCTAGAATAAATTATACATTTATTATATTAAGTTAATATGATATTTAAATTTATATAATATCATTTAAAATAGATTCAGCGGGATCCATTCCCTGAGCGCCAATCAATAAAATAACATCATTTTTATCTGCTTTCTGGTAAGTATCAGCCAAACATTCCTTTAAATTATCATAATGAATAAATTCCACATTATTTTCATTTAATGTGTTGAAAAATACTTCCCTTTCGCCGTCCTCAACAAAATTCAAATCGTTTACAACATCATTGCTTGAAGATAAAATTAACTGAATATTATCGTCCATGGATTCGACAAGAGCGTCAACATTCAACTGATTGATTTCAATTCCTCTTGAACCCCTGATGGCGCATACGACATATAATGTCTGATTTTCACCAAGGAGTTTTTTAGTCTCAGAAATGGTTGCCCTTATCCCATCAGGATTATGTGCAAAATCATCTAAAATCAAAGGGGAATCATTCAATTTTGCAAAACGCCTATTCAATGCCTTGTATGATTTGACCCCTTCTGCAATGACGTTAATATCCAAACCTAAAGAGATGGTTGCGCCGATAGCTGACAGGATATTTTGTATGAAATGAGCGCTTTTGAAAGGAAGCTCATCATAGGTTAAAATTACCTGACCGCCATATACTATCTCACTTCCGTTAAAGTAAACTGAATTGTCCTCGCTGATTTCGGACATGGATGTGTAAAACGGATTTTTGGCGTCCAATTTCATTACAAGTTCATCATCATGATTAAGTATGCAGATACCGTCACCAATAGCTTTAGGAACTGCTACAATCTCATCAAAAACGTCTTCAATTGAATTGACAAGACCAATATGATCCATAGCAATATTTGTAATTACTCCAACTTTCGGACTAACTGCCTCACTCATTAAAGCTGCATGATTTTTCATCAGATGACCTAACCATCCCTGAACTTCTGAAATCTCTATAACCAGATAGTCAAGCTCTCCGTTTGCAGCAACTTCATCGGAAATCAATTTAGAAACCATAGGATCAATGAGAGTATTGAACTCGGATTCACTGTCAGTATTGGTAAGAACATGATAACCTGCATTGTCCAATATATGATAGATTAAATGTGAAGTTGTTGACTTTCCGTTAGTGCCGGTAATAACAATATTTGTTGAATTTGGAGAAAATTTCTCGATTGTATGGGACAGTGCGTAAGCATTTGCAAGTTCTATTTTATCTGTTATAATCAGCGGAAAGTTTAACTTTTCAGCCATTTGACAAGCGCCATCCTTTGGAGTCTGAGTAATCAGGCATGCAATATTTTTTTGAAATGCAATTTCAATACCCTTTGCATCAATCCAATGCCTTATAACAATATCTCCAGTATGAGCATCATTTAAGAATGTAAATTTTCCGGTAAATCCGTCAATAGAGAAAAAATCAACATTACCAATAAGTTTTCCTTCAATATCCCTAGCCAAATCTTGAATATCCATATAATCACCAAAAAAAAGATAAAATTAAAATAAGTACATCTTAGCTAAAATACCAACAATAGCTAATAATGCTGTAACCGCCCAGTAACTGAGAACAATTTTTATCTCAGACATTCCATAATGGTTTAAAGTGTGATGAAGCGGTTCTACAGGCAATTTAATAATATGTGCTCTGTGAAGTAAACTTACCACAACAGAAATGATAGGAACTCCTAACACAAGAACTCCAAAGTAAGGTATGTCACATACCATTACTGCAGCAGCATAACCTGTTCCCAATACAAATGAACCTGTATCCCCCATAAATATTGAAGCCGGGAATTTATTGAATACTAAAAATCCTAGACATAAAGCTGTCAATATTAAAAATGGTGGAATAATTGTTGCAGGTCCGAATAAATATCCATATATGCAGCATGCAAATGAAGCGATGCCAACAATACCTGCTGCCAAACCATCCATACCGTCAATCAGATTAACGGAATTAATTGATCCTAAAACACCTATAATTACAACAGGAATAGCTAAAATACCTAATTCAAAACCACCTAAAGTAGTTATGACACCAGTTAATGCTAAAATAAATCCTAAAACAATTTGACATATTATTTTTTCAAGCTCTTCAGGTTCTGTTTTGATTGGAACTTCTCCAATAACCTTTACTTTGCCAGCTTCCAGCAAGTCATCGACTTCCGCTTTTGCTTTTGGAGTAGCAACACGAACCTCCTCATTAGGTTCAACATCCAATCTTCCAAGAGTAATTACTTCATTAGATATGTTAACAACAATTTTTTGAACTTCTTTAACTTTCAAACCGATTAAATCATCAACTAAACCAACTATTCCTCCTGCGAGCATAATAAATGAAACAATCAGAATAGGAGTATTTTGATAATATAATGCTATAATTAAAGAAATTGTAAATAAGAATGCAATACCTCCCATTGTAGGAGTACCGCTCTTATGCCTATGTTCACTAACTATAGGGTTATCAGCAATCTTTGCTTGAAGCAATATCCTTTTAATATACCATGTAAAGAATATTGTAGCACACAATGTTATTAAAAAAAGAATTAACATATCTGTATTATTCATCTTACCACACAAAAATATTCTAATCATTAGAATATTTATCGATAGTAGTATATAATTATAACTTATAACACAGATTTAAGTTAATTTATCAACTAAATCTTCAAGCTCTTTTTTTGAATTTGCCCTTGCAGTCACCCTCTGATAGCCTTCAGGACCATGAACAACAAAATCATTATATGCAAATGATTTTACAGGCTCTTTAGGAGAAGGACCTTCATAATTTCCTATCGGAATTTCAGTGGAATAATAATACTCCAATTTATCGGAAATATTGGCCAAGCTAAATTCACCTATTGCCATGTTAATAAGTTCGCATAAAGAGTTCACAGAACAGGTGGCTGTTGTCAAATACCTTGTACCGTTTGGACGGGTATTGACCTCAATAGCATACAGCTGGTCATTTTTAGGACTGTACATGAAATCCATTTCAAAAATACCATCTGAATTTAGGTTTTTAGCCACCTTATATGCAGTATGCTGAACCAGATTATTGTCCAATCCTTTAACCATGCACGGACCTGTTTTTACTTTATTTAACGGGTGTGTTCCTTCAATAGTTGTTTCACCCTTATAAATAGGAGGCAGTGCAACGTATTCACCGTTGAATCCCAAAACTTCTATGGAAATTTCAGATCCTTCAATGAATTCTTCACATAATGCCTGATTAAAATCATTGAAATATTCATTTACATCTTCAATCGATTTTGCTACCTTAATATCCTTTCCTCCCTGGCCTTCACCCTGTTTTAATACAACAGGAAAATCCAAAGTCAATTCATCAGGACTTGTTAGGATTTGATAGTTTGGAGTTACAACACCGATGTCATTGTAAAACTCTTTTGTCTTAATTTTATTGGATGTTAACTCAACTGCACGAACATCAGCTGCAATCACAGGAATGCCGTGTTCCTTTTCGACTTCCTCCTTCATGTGTGCAACATCAATCAGCGGAGGGTCAATACCTATCAGAGGAATGATTGCATCAACATTCTGCATTAATGCCACCTGTTTAGGCCCATCCATTCCACGAGGAACAATGAAAACCTGGTCAGGTAAATCCAGATTAATAGCATTCTCATTTGATTCTGTGAGTACGCTTTCTATGCCTTTTTCTTTGACATACCAGTCAACATCATCATATAATCTTGAACCAATAAATAAAATTTTCATACAATAATCCCTTTTAATATTTTAATAAAGTCATTAGCGGCATTTTCAACATTGGCTGTTGGTTTATCATCATAATCCATGGATTCTGGTTCTATTCCAACAAAAATTATCTTAAAATCAGTTCCCTGTTCCAGATATCTTACAAAAAAAGATAATGACATTGAATGGGTTGAAATGCCTATGTTAGCAAAATCGTCCTTATCGACAATTTTAATATCTCCCGGTTCACCGTCCATCAGACATGCATCCACAATTATCACATGGGACGGATTTTCCTTTCGGATTTTACCGGTGAAATTTTCTGGAACTGTTTGAGCATCAATAAACAGCATCTTTTCATTATCTTCAATGTTTTCTTCTTTCAGTTTCTTAATTATATATGGACCTACTCCATCATCACATTTGAGCTCATTGCCAACTCCCAGTATGATTAATTTTTCAAAATCTTGTAAAAAAGAACTTAATTGAGATTCAAAAGACAAATAGACCACCATTTAAATTATTTCAGATTTGATACTTTCAATTCCATTTCCCATAATATATTTTAATTTTACTTTTATTAAATCATTGCTTTTTACAAATTTTTCTTCCAATGGAATTAATAATGGTGGATTCAACATTGGTGTTGGGCCGCAAATTAAATTATCATTGAGTTTAGTGAATGTGGTTATTTTCAATCCGTTGATTTTTCCGTCATGCAGTGCTTTAAAAAGTATTTCTGCTTCAAAGTCAGGATTAATATCCTCTAAAAAATTAAATTCAGAATAAATAACGGGCCGGGACATCTCTTCATATTTTGCATTTTCATCCCAATGGACATATTCCCTCTGCATATTGACTAGTTCAGCAGAGTTGATTATTCCCTGAGGAATTATTTTACCGTCTTTTTTTAAAAACTGTCTGGCATGATTTAAAACCGGAACCTCTTCCTCATCTATTAAAGCAGTATCCATCATTTCACAGACTATCAAATCAGCCTTTTCAGTAAACTTATAATTTAAAACATCACTGTTGACAACCTGAATGTTTTCAAAATCAGACAGGTTTTCTTTTGCACAGTCATATGTGCCTTTTTCAATTTCAACAGCTACAATTTCCTTAAAATAATCACTTAAAAAATAAGATAATACTCCACTACCGCAACCTAAATCATAAGCCAAATCCATTTTTCCTTCATAATCTCTAATTGCCTGTAAAAATCCCGCAAGTCTTTCAGAATCTTTAAGCAAGTCAAAATGGTAGGGAGTAGTTTTGAATTTCATGAGAAATAAAAAAGAATTAATGGTAGTGATGAGCATGGCCATGAGAATGACCAGGTTCGTTGAATTCCTCACCATTTGCAGTACTGGTGAGTTTTACATGTTCAACGCCTTTAAGTCTCATAATTCTTTCAGTTAAATCACGAATTTCTGCAATGTCTCCGTTTACAACAACAATTTCCATACAGTATTTATCGGTCATGTGGATATGCATACTGGTATTGATTTCATTTCTGAAACTGTGTTGAATATCTGCCAGGCTTTCCATTACGCCGGTATAATGATGATCATAAATAACAGTGATAATACCTATTCTTTGACCTTCCATGGAATTCATCCACTGGTATCTAACGATATAATCTTGAAGAGCATCACGAATTCCTTTTGAACGTGACTGATAACCTCTCTCTTTTAGAACTTCATCAAAATCTGCTAATAATTTCTTAGGTAATGACATACTTATTCTCATCATAAAAAAACACTACTTTAAAATTAATTAATAAGTA includes:
- a CDS encoding acetyl-CoA carboxylase biotin carboxylase subunit family protein, with translation MKILFIGSRLYDDVDWYVKEKGIESVLTESNENAINLDLPDQVFIVPRGMDGPKQVALMQNVDAIIPLIGIDPPLIDVAHMKEEVEKEHGIPVIAADVRAVELTSNKIKTKEFYNDIGVVTPNYQILTSPDELTLDFPVVLKQGEGQGGKDIKVAKSIEDVNEYFNDFNQALCEEFIEGSEISIEVLGFNGEYVALPPIYKGETTIEGTHPLNKVKTGPCMVKGLDNNLVQHTAYKVAKNLNSDGIFEMDFMYSPKNDQLYAIEVNTRPNGTRYLTTATCSVNSLCELINMAIGEFSLANISDKLEYYYSTEIPIGNYEGPSPKEPVKSFAYNDFVVHGPEGYQRVTARANSKKELEDLVDKLT
- a CDS encoding multiprotein bridging factor aMBF1; this encodes MECEICGKPVPEHNPIRAKIEGSVMIVCKECSKLGKIQKAPPKPKYVQQKNKRQPNKPKRNYSRNDEPSEELIEDFDMTIRKARESKNWSREDLGKKINERVSVITRIETGKMTPDTKLTKKFEKALNIKLLEKVENVDLNQFINSSSGERTLGNIMKIKRK
- a CDS encoding DUF356 domain-containing protein yields the protein MALILVRGENNSKLLSAINDMERHANLNLVTKPRVIDSNFADSLVEGILNAKLKTKSNVATAFFVKEDTTLSILQIKNIHPPAHVVVVSDEYDGYSQLKNKLDGAEYFKEYRSGKAINEGMIDYKIKGKDRYVKNEKLNSYLK
- a CDS encoding PH domain-containing protein; this encodes MLFSKNDERANERVLYKTKPNMFLGCKKAIYGVVLLAIVFFVSPMIIQFIGEMQVYLISHIRLPLTRYAAIAFFVVILVVILYIIMQLLRWYSIEYTLTDTRIIIKSGILSTKKNYMPYTTIQDVNSSQSFLAKMFNVGTVSAFSAYDNNQLTLENISSPSKVEEIIFSNMMGYRNFQEPPRNFINRGPENRRYSSANIPQNDFVEDEMYYDEYEPITPITRERKSYPRREYEYYPEEFSFQEPPSKKYEYEPYDEDFERTMNRVADNSNEYNVQYDNSPRNFSNEGYYEEVNDNYSQRSDEYYHDPEPQTYYDEVRDNYSQRSDEYYHDYGPQTYYDEEVEETPQKESPQVDEKEDSSETVIRRHFDKFKK
- a CDS encoding proteasome-activating nucleotidase, with amino-acid sequence MENSSKEQLIEKVESLQEEIDSLREEKSKAKSNLMWKVRKLEKDKVLIENEKIRLERETKSLRSEVDRFRSPPLVLATITEVLDDNRMTVKSSTGPSFLVNYSKFLDEKLLVPGSRVALNQQTFGIVEVLPSEKDANVSGMEIETKPDITYDKIGGLEEQIVEVKETVELPLTEPELFEKVGIEPPKGILLYGPPGTGKTLLAKAVANETNATFIKIVASEFVKKYIGEGARLVREVFELAKEKAPAIIFIDELDAVAAKRLKSSTSGDREVQRTLMQLLAELDGFESRGDIGIIGATNRPDILDPALLRPGRFDRFIEVPLPNIDGRKEILKIHTKNMSFEEAADIDLLADLTDGLSGADLKAVCTEAGMFAIRDKRDKITVDDFMDAVEKVMSKTNEEELYNTEAGVMFG
- a CDS encoding TIGR01177 family methyltransferase is translated as MELLCIQSQEHPLLPQAELRAVMECENIEADVNPVTEGLVVLENISPDKIDEYYAILTKRLGYTHEVHEIIKKSSVDSLNDDISAIDWSSYISESFAVRVKRFNSQIDTVATERKAGSLILENYSDIKVKLRNPNSLVRLVAFENDVYIAIEKIKLNKKHFQDSKPHKRPFFYPGSMSPKLARCMVNLSRVTEGQLLLDPFCGTGGILIEAGLIGCKVVGSDVYWKMKNGTSINLDYYGITDYRTFNIDVRELKMYEKVAAVVTDPPYGISTSTGDIEGNDIFKEFFNSIYDNMMDDAYLCMASPHYVDLKPLADDVGFEIVEQYGIKMHRSLTRIISVIRKKLD
- the hycI gene encoding hydrogenase maturation peptidase HycI, coding for MGVGNELKCDDGVGPYIIKKLKEENIEDNEKMLFIDAQTVPENFTGKIRKENPSHVIIVDACLMDGEPGDIKIVDKDDFANIGISTHSMSLSFFVRYLEQGTDFKIIFVGIEPESMDYDDKPTANVENAANDFIKILKGIIV
- a CDS encoding phospho-N-acetylmuramoyl-pentapeptide-transferase, whose amino-acid sequence is MCGKMNNTDMLILFLITLCATIFFTWYIKRILLQAKIADNPIVSEHRHKSGTPTMGGIAFLFTISLIIALYYQNTPILIVSFIMLAGGIVGLVDDLIGLKVKEVQKIVVNISNEVITLGRLDVEPNEEVRVATPKAKAEVDDLLEAGKVKVIGEVPIKTEPEELEKIICQIVLGFILALTGVITTLGGFELGILAIPVVIIGVLGSINSVNLIDGMDGLAAGIVGIASFACCIYGYLFGPATIIPPFLILTALCLGFLVFNKFPASIFMGDTGSFVLGTGYAAAVMVCDIPYFGVLVLGVPIISVVVSLLHRAHIIKLPVEPLHHTLNHYGMSEIKIVLSYWAVTALLAIVGILAKMYLF
- a CDS encoding Mur ligase family protein, coding for MDIQDLARDIEGKLIGNVDFFSIDGFTGKFTFLNDAHTGDIVIRHWIDAKGIEIAFQKNIACLITQTPKDGACQMAEKLNFPLIITDKIELANAYALSHTIEKFSPNSTNIVITGTNGKSTTSHLIYHILDNAGYHVLTNTDSESEFNTLIDPMVSKLISDEVAANGELDYLVIEISEVQGWLGHLMKNHAALMSEAVSPKVGVITNIAMDHIGLVNSIEDVFDEIVAVPKAIGDGICILNHDDELVMKLDAKNPFYTSMSEISEDNSVYFNGSEIVYGGQVILTYDELPFKSAHFIQNILSAIGATISLGLDINVIAEGVKSYKALNRRFAKLNDSPLILDDFAHNPDGIRATISETKKLLGENQTLYVVCAIRGSRGIEINQLNVDALVESMDDNIQLILSSSNDVVNDLNFVEDGEREVFFNTLNENNVEFIHYDNLKECLADTYQKADKNDVILLIGAQGMDPAESILNDII